A part of Vigna radiata var. radiata cultivar VC1973A chromosome 11, Vradiata_ver6, whole genome shotgun sequence genomic DNA contains:
- the LOC106777675 gene encoding uncharacterized protein LOC106777675 isoform X2, which yields MVYLAGAGYNAVVGMNNRRPKFFTSIIPNSIISTLYDVAFLCRCCREHDFSSTSESAWTDFPVENAYELLGVSETSSFTEIKASFRKLAKETHPDLAESSSDSSASRRFVQILAAYEILSDSQKRAHYDMYLLSQKKLMQKHSEQGSKLYIYKSQATTFKEMEVVEWLKWYRLTINNILSEKRVVDGTGYFDVLERDFYSAIHAAYYGPEIDSMPMEFLPDCFEAEERSSYETPEVLHLVSGRDLFGMVCLANKVPEISTINNEMLTSFRSFHSGPCQSVTNVNDYRKAERSDDFETYQGLGSKTSTIVSDAYRHLELHISGRVVATASRTLPRCCSDVMQTEDTEDHIQVFLNLYEDPKHIMSDFWKGYLANGAVGRRIHLGTISGLGSSPDEGCCYVYNDKGTKTHAIMKHRTLMVKHMHWYQVGEKVSVCECRCTRAHLPPSKFWLFEPRCGFHDIGGWYVETYGKDKHGRTKPSQRFWDGLDYNMQADRRLHPAMYLFALAYRTLDLEYAKASKKSFRNVVGAQMFRVIHWCKKLVQ from the exons ATGGTTTATCTCGCCGGTGCCGGATACAACGCAGTCGTCGGAATGAATAATCGGAGGCCAAAATTCTTTACGTCAATTATACCGAACAGCATAATTTCAACGCTATACGACGTCGCTTTTCTGTGTCGGTGTTGCAGAGAACATGACTTCAGTAGCACTTCTGAATCAGCTTGGACAGATTTCCCCGTAGAGAACGCCTACGAGCTGTTAGGAGTTTCTGAGACCAGTTCTTTTACCGAAATTAAAGCGTCGTTTCGAAAATTGGCCAAAGAAACTCACCCAGACCTCGCTGAGTCAAGCAGTGATTCCAGTGCCTCTCGACGATTTGTGCAAATTCTGGCTGCTTATGAG ATTCTTTCAGATTCGCAAAAGAGAGCCCATTATGACATGTACCTGTTGTCTCAGAAAAAGCTTATGCAAAAGCATTCTGAACAGGGTTCAAAATTGTATATTTACAAATCTCAAGCTACTACGTTCAAGGAGATGGAAGTTGTTGAATGGTTAAAATGGTACAGattaactattaataatattttgtcaGAAAAGAGGGTGGTAGATGGAACAGGTTATTTTGATGTACTTGAGAGAGATTTTTATTCAGCTATTCATGCAGCATACTATGGTCCTGAAATTGATTCTATGCCCATGGAATTTCTTCCTGACTGCTTTGAGGCTGAGGAGAGGTCCTCTTATGAAACTCCTGAGGTTTTGCACTTAGTTTCAGGTCGTGATCTTTTCGGAATGGTTTGCCTAGCCAACAAGGTTCCAGAGATATCAACTATTAACAATGAAATGTTAACATCTTTTAGATCCTTCCATTCAGGCCCATGTCAATCTGTAACAAATGTGAATGACTACAGGAAAGCAGAAAGATCAGATGATTTTGAAACCTATCAAGGTCTCGGCTCTAAAACTTCAACTATTGTATCAGATGCATATAGACATCTTGAATTGCACATCTCAGGAAGAGTTGTTGCTACAGCATCTAGGACCCTACCTAGATGCTGTTCTGATGTAATGCAGACAGAAGATACTGAAGATCACATTCAAGTGTTCCTTAACTTATATGAAGATCCCAAACATATCATGAGTGATTTTTGGAAAGGCTACCTAGCAAATGGTGCAGTTGGAAGAAGAATTCATTTGGGAACTATATCTGGACTTGGGAGCAGTCCAGATGAAGGTTGTTGTTATGTTTACAATGACAAGGGCACAAAGACCCATGCGATTATGAAGCATAGAACATTGATG GTGAAGCATATGCACTGGTATCAGGTGGGTGAGAAAGTCTCAGTTTGCGAGTGTAGATGCACTAGAGCACATTTACCACCAAGCAA ATTTTGGCTATTTGAGCCTCGCTGTGGTTTCCATGACATAGGCGGTTGGTACGTTGAGACATATGGCAAAGATAAGCACGGTCGTACAAAGCCATCACAAAGGTTTTGGGATGGCTTGGACTATAACATGCAAGCTGACAG AAGACTTCATCCAGCAATGTATTTGTTTGCTCTTGCATATCGGACACTTGATCTTGAATACGCTAAAGCAAGCAAGAAATCATTTAGGAATGTTGTTGGAGCACAAATGTTTCGAGTTATTCATTGGTGCAAGAAACTTGTTCAATAG
- the LOC106777675 gene encoding uncharacterized protein LOC106777675 isoform X1, whose amino-acid sequence MVYLAGAGYNAVVGMNNRRPKFFTSIIPNSIISTLYDVAFLCRCCREHDFSSTSESAWTDFPVENAYELLGVSETSSFTEIKASFRKLAKETHPDLAESSSDSSASRRFVQILAAYEGILIVHDALQILSDSQKRAHYDMYLLSQKKLMQKHSEQGSKLYIYKSQATTFKEMEVVEWLKWYRLTINNILSEKRVVDGTGYFDVLERDFYSAIHAAYYGPEIDSMPMEFLPDCFEAEERSSYETPEVLHLVSGRDLFGMVCLANKVPEISTINNEMLTSFRSFHSGPCQSVTNVNDYRKAERSDDFETYQGLGSKTSTIVSDAYRHLELHISGRVVATASRTLPRCCSDVMQTEDTEDHIQVFLNLYEDPKHIMSDFWKGYLANGAVGRRIHLGTISGLGSSPDEGCCYVYNDKGTKTHAIMKHRTLMVKHMHWYQVGEKVSVCECRCTRAHLPPSKFWLFEPRCGFHDIGGWYVETYGKDKHGRTKPSQRFWDGLDYNMQADRRLHPAMYLFALAYRTLDLEYAKASKKSFRNVVGAQMFRVIHWCKKLVQ is encoded by the exons ATGGTTTATCTCGCCGGTGCCGGATACAACGCAGTCGTCGGAATGAATAATCGGAGGCCAAAATTCTTTACGTCAATTATACCGAACAGCATAATTTCAACGCTATACGACGTCGCTTTTCTGTGTCGGTGTTGCAGAGAACATGACTTCAGTAGCACTTCTGAATCAGCTTGGACAGATTTCCCCGTAGAGAACGCCTACGAGCTGTTAGGAGTTTCTGAGACCAGTTCTTTTACCGAAATTAAAGCGTCGTTTCGAAAATTGGCCAAAGAAACTCACCCAGACCTCGCTGAGTCAAGCAGTGATTCCAGTGCCTCTCGACGATTTGTGCAAATTCTGGCTGCTTATGAG GGAATACTGATTGTCCATGATGCATTGCAGATTCTTTCAGATTCGCAAAAGAGAGCCCATTATGACATGTACCTGTTGTCTCAGAAAAAGCTTATGCAAAAGCATTCTGAACAGGGTTCAAAATTGTATATTTACAAATCTCAAGCTACTACGTTCAAGGAGATGGAAGTTGTTGAATGGTTAAAATGGTACAGattaactattaataatattttgtcaGAAAAGAGGGTGGTAGATGGAACAGGTTATTTTGATGTACTTGAGAGAGATTTTTATTCAGCTATTCATGCAGCATACTATGGTCCTGAAATTGATTCTATGCCCATGGAATTTCTTCCTGACTGCTTTGAGGCTGAGGAGAGGTCCTCTTATGAAACTCCTGAGGTTTTGCACTTAGTTTCAGGTCGTGATCTTTTCGGAATGGTTTGCCTAGCCAACAAGGTTCCAGAGATATCAACTATTAACAATGAAATGTTAACATCTTTTAGATCCTTCCATTCAGGCCCATGTCAATCTGTAACAAATGTGAATGACTACAGGAAAGCAGAAAGATCAGATGATTTTGAAACCTATCAAGGTCTCGGCTCTAAAACTTCAACTATTGTATCAGATGCATATAGACATCTTGAATTGCACATCTCAGGAAGAGTTGTTGCTACAGCATCTAGGACCCTACCTAGATGCTGTTCTGATGTAATGCAGACAGAAGATACTGAAGATCACATTCAAGTGTTCCTTAACTTATATGAAGATCCCAAACATATCATGAGTGATTTTTGGAAAGGCTACCTAGCAAATGGTGCAGTTGGAAGAAGAATTCATTTGGGAACTATATCTGGACTTGGGAGCAGTCCAGATGAAGGTTGTTGTTATGTTTACAATGACAAGGGCACAAAGACCCATGCGATTATGAAGCATAGAACATTGATG GTGAAGCATATGCACTGGTATCAGGTGGGTGAGAAAGTCTCAGTTTGCGAGTGTAGATGCACTAGAGCACATTTACCACCAAGCAA ATTTTGGCTATTTGAGCCTCGCTGTGGTTTCCATGACATAGGCGGTTGGTACGTTGAGACATATGGCAAAGATAAGCACGGTCGTACAAAGCCATCACAAAGGTTTTGGGATGGCTTGGACTATAACATGCAAGCTGACAG AAGACTTCATCCAGCAATGTATTTGTTTGCTCTTGCATATCGGACACTTGATCTTGAATACGCTAAAGCAAGCAAGAAATCATTTAGGAATGTTGTTGGAGCACAAATGTTTCGAGTTATTCATTGGTGCAAGAAACTTGTTCAATAG
- the LOC106777675 gene encoding uncharacterized protein LOC106777675 isoform X3 encodes MVYLAGAGYNAVVGMNNRRPKFFTSIIPNSIISTLYDVAFLCRCCREHDFSSTSESAWTDFPVENAYELLGVSETSSFTEIKASFRKLAKETHPDLAESSSDSSASRRFVQILAAYEGILIVHDALQILSDSQKRAHYDMYLLSQKKLMQKHSEQGSKLYIYKSQATTFKEMEVVEWLKWYRLTINNILSEKRVVDGTGYFDVLERDFYSAIHAAYYGPEIDSMPMEFLPDCFEAEERSSYETPEVLHLVSGRDLFGMVCLANKVPEISTINNEMLTSFRSFHSGPCQSVTNVNDYRKAERSDDFETYQGLGSKTSTIVSDAYRHLELHISGRVVATASRTLPRCCSDVMQTEDTEDHIQVFLNLYEDPKHIMSDFWKGYLANGAVGRRIHLGTISGLGSSPDEGCCYVYNDKGTKTHAIMKHRTLMVKHMHWYQVGEKVSVCECRCTRAHLPPSKFWLFEPRCGFHDIGGWYVETYGKDKHGRTKPSQRFWDGLDYNMQADRNQISPF; translated from the exons ATGGTTTATCTCGCCGGTGCCGGATACAACGCAGTCGTCGGAATGAATAATCGGAGGCCAAAATTCTTTACGTCAATTATACCGAACAGCATAATTTCAACGCTATACGACGTCGCTTTTCTGTGTCGGTGTTGCAGAGAACATGACTTCAGTAGCACTTCTGAATCAGCTTGGACAGATTTCCCCGTAGAGAACGCCTACGAGCTGTTAGGAGTTTCTGAGACCAGTTCTTTTACCGAAATTAAAGCGTCGTTTCGAAAATTGGCCAAAGAAACTCACCCAGACCTCGCTGAGTCAAGCAGTGATTCCAGTGCCTCTCGACGATTTGTGCAAATTCTGGCTGCTTATGAG GGAATACTGATTGTCCATGATGCATTGCAGATTCTTTCAGATTCGCAAAAGAGAGCCCATTATGACATGTACCTGTTGTCTCAGAAAAAGCTTATGCAAAAGCATTCTGAACAGGGTTCAAAATTGTATATTTACAAATCTCAAGCTACTACGTTCAAGGAGATGGAAGTTGTTGAATGGTTAAAATGGTACAGattaactattaataatattttgtcaGAAAAGAGGGTGGTAGATGGAACAGGTTATTTTGATGTACTTGAGAGAGATTTTTATTCAGCTATTCATGCAGCATACTATGGTCCTGAAATTGATTCTATGCCCATGGAATTTCTTCCTGACTGCTTTGAGGCTGAGGAGAGGTCCTCTTATGAAACTCCTGAGGTTTTGCACTTAGTTTCAGGTCGTGATCTTTTCGGAATGGTTTGCCTAGCCAACAAGGTTCCAGAGATATCAACTATTAACAATGAAATGTTAACATCTTTTAGATCCTTCCATTCAGGCCCATGTCAATCTGTAACAAATGTGAATGACTACAGGAAAGCAGAAAGATCAGATGATTTTGAAACCTATCAAGGTCTCGGCTCTAAAACTTCAACTATTGTATCAGATGCATATAGACATCTTGAATTGCACATCTCAGGAAGAGTTGTTGCTACAGCATCTAGGACCCTACCTAGATGCTGTTCTGATGTAATGCAGACAGAAGATACTGAAGATCACATTCAAGTGTTCCTTAACTTATATGAAGATCCCAAACATATCATGAGTGATTTTTGGAAAGGCTACCTAGCAAATGGTGCAGTTGGAAGAAGAATTCATTTGGGAACTATATCTGGACTTGGGAGCAGTCCAGATGAAGGTTGTTGTTATGTTTACAATGACAAGGGCACAAAGACCCATGCGATTATGAAGCATAGAACATTGATG GTGAAGCATATGCACTGGTATCAGGTGGGTGAGAAAGTCTCAGTTTGCGAGTGTAGATGCACTAGAGCACATTTACCACCAAGCAA ATTTTGGCTATTTGAGCCTCGCTGTGGTTTCCATGACATAGGCGGTTGGTACGTTGAGACATATGGCAAAGATAAGCACGGTCGTACAAAGCCATCACAAAGGTTTTGGGATGGCTTGGACTATAACATGCAAGCTGACAG GAATCAAATATCTCCTTTTTAA